The following nucleotide sequence is from Cytophagales bacterium.
AGCGAGGGAATTCCTCAGTTTAATATTTTCAACCGTGCTGCTTTGGCGATTTAATATACTTTGAGCATTTCTGGAAATATTTGAAAAATTGACCTCTGTAATACGGTCTTCCAGTTTTTGAGGAGTATATAAAAATTGATCTTTGCCTTCAAAATCATTATCTATAAAGTGGTATTGCGTGTTGGCCGGGAATAACTTTACAATTTCTCCGGTGTTCCTGATGGCAACATCCAGGGCATTACCATCCTGAATGTCATTTTGCATGCTAAAAGAGTTGTCAATGTAAATGCTTAATAGTTGGTTATCCTTTGAATGTTGGGAGTTATCACCCGGAATGAATGGTTGTGCAAATGCCAGTACTAAAAAAGCGATAAATAAGATCCTTGCTAATAAAACAAGCAGATGTTTAAGCTTTAATTTATTGGTAGTTGTATCTTTTACATTCTTTAAAAACCGGACGTTTGTAAAGAAGAATTTCTTAGGCCTTTGAAAATTAAAAAGATGGATCACTATAGGGATGGCAATAGCTGATAAGCCGAAGAGGAATTGTGGGAATAAAAAGTTCATTTGCAAAAATAGCTGTTTTTATAATATAATAATGCAAAGCGTATTTTTTCTGTGTTGAAGAAAATATTACTATCTTTGAAGTTTAAGTGGTGTCGGGTGTTTTCACCCGACACAATAATATAATGAAAATATATACAAAAAAAGGAGATCTGGGCCAAACGTCCTTGATAGGAGGTACAAGGGTGTCTAAATCTCATCAAAGAATCGAAGCCTACGGAACAGTAGATGAATTAAATTCTTACATCGGATTGCTTAGAGACCAACCAGTCAATGAAAATAGAAAAAGTATTTTGACTAATATACAAGACAGGTTGTTTACCATTGGCGCATCCCTGGCATCAGACCCTGAAAAATCAAAAATGAAGCTCCCTGATTTAAAAGACCAGGATGTTGAGATCCTTGAAAAGGAGATTGATAAAATGAATGAGAAACTACCTGAACTGAAGTCCTTTATCTTACCGGGTGGTGACCAGCAGACTTCATTTTGCCATATTGCACGCTGTGTTTGCAGAAGAGCGGAAAGATTAGCAACAGCCTTGAATGAAAACGCTAAAAAAGCTACTCCTGCTAAAGGAGAAGGGGGTAGGGGAGAGGAAGTTGAAGGTCTTGTAATAAAATATCTTAACAGACTTTCGGACTACCTGTTTGTGTTGGCAAGAATGATGGGTCAGGAGCTTAATGCTGAGGAAATATACTGGAAGCCTCGGGCTTAAAAAGAAATCAAGATGTTAGATAAATGAACTGGTTTCTATTTTTGCTACCAGTGTTAAAACAGCAGAAAAGAATAAAATAACAAATAAAACAAACAAGAAATGAAAAATTTAGAATTTATACACCTAGGCAAATTCTACATTCTACATTCATAATTCTACATTCTACATTTTTTCACCAAACTCTACTTAGTAATTCATAATGCAAGAGTTCATCATAACATTCAGAGAAACCTTTGAAGCTGCCTTATTGGATGCTTGCCCCGTAGCGAGGTACGAGTATATCGGGGTTGGATATCCAATATCTGATCATTCGTAAATCAAATTGTAATAGTGAAAATACCTTTAATCACACTTCTGATCATCAACTTTACATTCTTCAGCTTTAGTCAATCTGACACTGCACTGGCAAAATTACTCTATTCAAAGGCCGAATCTCTATACTATGCCGCTAACTATGATAGTGCGAATTATTATTATGCAAGACTAGGTACTGTTTATAAAAGCATGGGAGATTGGAGTAAATATGTTGGATGTTATGTTGATATTGGATTTATATTAGGCATTATGGCGCAATTAGACAGCGCTTTATTGGTACTGAAAAAGGGCTTACTTATAGGAATGAAAAAACTTGGCGATAAGCATAGAGTGATTGGAAATTTATACAACAGTATGGGGGAAATATATAGACATAAGGGTGAATATTATAAGGCATTAAGATATTATAACAAGTCACTAAAAATCAATATCCCAATTTTAGGAAGAGATCATGTTTCTGTGGCTGCAGCCTATGCTAATATAGGTATTGTTTATTATAGGCAAGGCGACTATTATACAGCTATTGAATATGACCAACAAGCCTTATCAATATTTTTAAAAACCTATGGCACCGATCATCCTATTGTAGCACAACTCTTTAATAACATAGGGGGTGTTTATAATGATATAGGTAATTATAACCTGGCTTTAAAATATTACAGGCAATCATTATCAATAAGGTTAAAATCTTTCGATGAAGATCACCCGAAAATAGCAGAAAATTACAATAATATTGGTGTCGTTTATTATAAAAAAAAGAATTATGAGAAAGCCCTTGAGCATTATCAAAAAGCTTTATTAATTTTGGTGAAAATATTTGGACCGTATCATCCTGGTGCTGCTACTTGCTATTTTAACCTGGGAGATCTTTATCATAATAAAAATGAAACCCGGAAAGCAATTGATCACTACAATACATCACTCAAAATTTATATCAAGGCACTTGGCTCATTCCACCCGGATGTTGGCGATAATTATAATAAATTTGCCAATCTTTATGCCCATCAAAAAACATATAAAATCGCACTTCAATATTATCAGAAAGCGATGCAATCCTTAGTAAAAGCCTTTTCCGATAGTAATGTTTATGTTAACCCTACGCTGCCAACTATTTAT
It contains:
- a CDS encoding cob(I)yrinic acid a,c-diamide adenosyltransferase, which translates into the protein MKIYTKKGDLGQTSLIGGTRVSKSHQRIEAYGTVDELNSYIGLLRDQPVNENRKSILTNIQDRLFTIGASLASDPEKSKMKLPDLKDQDVEILEKEIDKMNEKLPELKSFILPGGDQQTSFCHIARCVCRRAERLATALNENAKKATPAKGEGGRGEEVEGLVIKYLNRLSDYLFVLARMMGQELNAEEIYWKPRA
- a CDS encoding tetratricopeptide repeat protein, with amino-acid sequence MKIPLITLLIINFTFFSFSQSDTALAKLLYSKAESLYYAANYDSANYYYARLGTVYKSMGDWSKYVGCYVDIGFILGIMAQLDSALLVLKKGLLIGMKKLGDKHRVIGNLYNSMGEIYRHKGEYYKALRYYNKSLKINIPILGRDHVSVAAAYANIGIVYYRQGDYYTAIEYDQQALSIFLKTYGTDHPIVAQLFNNIGGVYNDIGNYNLALKYYRQSLSIRLKSFDEDHPKIAENYNNIGVVYYKKKNYEKALEHYQKALLILVKIFGPYHPGAATCYFNLGDLYHNKNETRKAIDHYNTSLKIYIKALGSFHPDVGDNYNKFANLYAHQKTYKIALQYYQKAMQSLVKAFSDSNVYVNPTLPTIYQIKEGKSTVNSMPYLLDALEGKAQTFEDKWKDKL